The Zingiber officinale cultivar Zhangliang chromosome 2A, Zo_v1.1, whole genome shotgun sequence genomic sequence CCTTCCTTGATAAGTTTTTCTTCCCTTTGCCGATTTTCTGTGATAATGAGTTCCAATTTGTTTTTGCTTTCAATAATTTCTTTCTCCATTCTCTTGCTAGTAGCACGCATGTCTTCAATTTCTTGTGaaagttctttgttttttttcattGGAGTTTATTTCGTTGGAGCTTCCATTGTATGATCTTCTAAAGTGTTGATTGCGTCCAAATCCATACACTCTTCCCTTATATTGGCCACCCACCACATCACACCATGATTGGAGATTGAATGAAAGATTAGTAGAGTGATCATCAACATTTTGTCGTTGTCTATATTGTTCCTGTCCATATTATAATAACTTTTATTAGTTTAAGaaatataaaaacaaacaaatgagaTGTCAATATGATATTAATAAATGATTAACTATGTTAACTTACATTAACTCGGGCCGATTTGTTATCCATAAACTCTCCAgtatcttgcttccttttatgCATTCGTTCAAAAACTTCAAATTGATCCACTTCTCgtcctaatttttttttctacaatCATATATAACATATGTCAATATATACCAAATCATATGAGATacatttaatttaaatctaaatattaaatttaataaatgagATGTATAAATTATTgaaataaacatataaaaaagagACATACCATCCTCTCGCGGTGTGCTCCAAAAAAAATTGAACCCCCGGTATGTTTGGTAATAGACTCATCCTTCATTATCATTTTAGTTTTACATGCAATATCACATTTGATCTTGTGATCTCTCATT encodes the following:
- the LOC122042362 gene encoding uncharacterized protein LOC122042362, which translates into the protein MRDHKIKCDIACKTKMIMKDESITKHTGGSIFFGAHRERMKKKLGREVDQFEVFERMHKRKQDTGEFMDNKSARVNEQYRQRQNVDDHSTNLSFNLQSWCDVVGGQYKGRVYGFGRNQHFRRSYNGSSNEINSNEKKQRTFTRN